In the genome of Gloeotrichia echinulata CP02, one region contains:
- a CDS encoding nucleotidyltransferase domain-containing protein encodes MQNNTPTIAELKQLSLQLSEKIPYLKMLVLFGSRATGNTNANSDWDFAVLCDEEQREAYVKDNISRLFELPMLIGEIFQLNSDKIDIVELNQCSELISHFIARDGKVLYEANKEEFEKFKQRVFLSNSQLKTIENNKRQNIEQFLERWGV; translated from the coding sequence ATGCAAAACAATACTCCAACAATTGCAGAACTTAAACAACTTTCCTTACAACTGTCGGAAAAAATTCCTTACTTAAAAATGTTAGTTTTGTTTGGCTCTAGAGCTACTGGTAATACTAACGCAAACAGTGACTGGGATTTTGCAGTTTTGTGTGATGAGGAACAGCGTGAGGCTTATGTAAAAGATAATATTTCACGTTTGTTTGAATTACCCATGTTGATTGGTGAAATATTTCAACTAAATTCAGATAAAATTGATATTGTGGAACTTAATCAATGCTCTGAGCTAATATCACATTTTATTGCTCGTGATGGCAAGGTTTTATATGAAGCTAACAAAGAAGAATTTGAGAAATTTAAACAAAGAGTGTTTTTGAGTAATTCACAGCTTAAAACAATTGAAAACAATAAACGACAAAATATTGAACAGTTTCTCGAAAGATGGGGTGTATGA
- a CDS encoding DUF86 domain-containing protein, with translation MTKIDTVIVTTRLEFIARYLDSLKRFEQISLDDYLVNFDHQLITERLLQLMIQAAIDINDHILSRLNPGKSQTNFDSFISLGRYGVISRELARQLAPSSGLRNRLVHEYDDIEPQQVFKSINFALQQYPLYVRQVNSYLISLSQEDG, from the coding sequence ATGACAAAAATAGATACTGTGATTGTTACAACTAGGTTGGAGTTTATTGCTCGTTATCTTGACAGTCTCAAAAGATTTGAGCAAATTAGTTTAGATGATTACTTGGTTAACTTTGATCATCAACTAATTACCGAGAGACTTCTACAATTAATGATTCAAGCAGCGATAGATATCAACGATCATATATTATCAAGGCTAAATCCAGGAAAATCGCAAACTAACTTTGATTCTTTTATTAGCCTTGGTAGATATGGCGTAATTTCTCGTGAATTAGCAAGACAACTAGCACCATCATCAGGATTAAGAAATCGTCTTGTTCATGAATATGATGACATAGAGCCGCAGCAAGTTTTTAAGTCTATCAATTTTGCGTTACAGCAATATCCGCTTTATGTGCGCCAAGTTAATTCTTATTTAATTTCATTGAGTCAAGAAGATGGCTAA